The following proteins are co-located in the Pseudomonas cavernae genome:
- a CDS encoding TraR/DksA C4-type zinc finger protein has product MTAVELLAQPSNCYMNAAQQAFFHALLRAQRRELQAQIDAEFRQLREQDLSSDANDLGSAEEQRQRQLRLLERQKKLLDKIDQALQRLARGEYGWCAQSGEAIGLRRLLLRPTASLGIDAKQRQEQREKHLRES; this is encoded by the coding sequence ATGACCGCAGTAGAACTGCTGGCCCAGCCCTCCAACTGTTACATGAACGCTGCCCAGCAGGCGTTCTTCCATGCCCTGTTGCGCGCCCAGCGTCGCGAGCTGCAGGCGCAGATCGACGCCGAGTTCAGGCAGCTGCGCGAGCAGGACCTCAGCAGCGACGCGAATGACCTGGGCAGCGCCGAGGAGCAGCGGCAGCGGCAACTGCGTCTGCTGGAACGGCAGAAGAAGCTGTTGGACAAGATCGACCAGGCCCTGCAACGCCTGGCCCGTGGCGAATACGGCTGGTGTGCACAGAGCGGTGAAGCGATCGGGCTGCGCCGGCTGCTGCTGCGGCCCACCGCGAGCCTGGGCATCGACGCCAAGCAGCGCCAGGAACAACGTGAAAAACATCTGCGTGAGAGTTGA
- the cls gene encoding cardiolipin synthase, whose amino-acid sequence MEFGIPHLFGYLIALTHVLGVVAAIHAVLSVRTAQGAIAWAIALLFMPYLTLLPYLVFGRSTFDAYIQARRQANREMQLAMADLNWRPWIEEAQAAQRSEYFGSLRALPRLSPMPLLANNQVRLLIDGEATFAAIFAAIASARKVVLVQFFIVHDDQLGRRLQQLLLERAAAGVEVYLLYDGIGSHALPSHYSERLRAGGVQVRTFATRRGLLNRFQVNFRNHRKIVVVDGERGFVGGHNVGDEYLGRQPPLAPWRDTHIELQGPVLACLQESFAEDWFWATRQLPPLILPAAYPSRGMLCQVLVSGPADAQETCSLFFAEAIHAARRRVWITTPYFIPDEAVFAALRLAVMRGVDVRILLPARPDHRVVYAASSLYAFEALRAGVRIFRYQPGFLHQKVLLIDADTSAIGSANLDNRSFRLNFEIMLLTFDSTFSGEVQRMLEEDFSHAHELAAGDDQQIARLRQLGMRVARLISPIL is encoded by the coding sequence ATGGAGTTCGGTATTCCCCACCTGTTCGGTTATCTGATCGCACTGACCCACGTGCTCGGCGTGGTGGCGGCCATCCATGCGGTACTCAGCGTGCGCACCGCGCAGGGCGCGATCGCCTGGGCCATTGCCCTGCTGTTCATGCCCTACCTGACCCTGCTGCCCTATCTGGTGTTCGGCCGCAGCACCTTCGATGCCTATATCCAGGCCCGCCGCCAGGCCAACCGTGAGATGCAGCTGGCCATGGCCGACCTGAACTGGCGGCCGTGGATCGAGGAAGCCCAGGCGGCGCAGCGCTCGGAGTATTTCGGCAGCTTGCGCGCCCTGCCACGCCTGAGCCCGATGCCCCTGCTGGCCAACAACCAGGTGCGCCTGCTGATCGATGGCGAAGCCACCTTCGCGGCGATCTTCGCCGCCATCGCCAGCGCACGGAAGGTGGTGCTGGTGCAGTTCTTCATCGTCCACGACGACCAACTCGGCCGCCGCCTGCAGCAGCTGCTGCTCGAACGCGCCGCCGCCGGCGTGGAGGTCTACCTGCTCTACGACGGCATCGGCAGTCATGCCCTGCCGAGCCACTACAGCGAACGCCTGCGCGCCGGCGGCGTGCAGGTACGCACCTTCGCCACCCGCCGCGGGCTGCTCAACCGCTTCCAGGTCAACTTCCGCAACCACCGCAAGATCGTGGTGGTCGACGGCGAACGCGGCTTCGTCGGCGGCCACAATGTCGGCGACGAATACCTCGGCCGCCAACCGCCGCTGGCGCCCTGGCGCGACACCCATATCGAGTTGCAGGGGCCGGTGCTCGCCTGCCTGCAGGAATCCTTTGCCGAAGACTGGTTCTGGGCGACGCGACAGTTGCCGCCGCTGATTCTGCCGGCGGCCTACCCCAGCCGCGGCATGCTCTGCCAAGTGCTGGTCAGCGGCCCGGCGGATGCCCAGGAGACCTGCTCGCTGTTCTTCGCCGAGGCGATCCACGCCGCCCGGCGGCGCGTCTGGATCACCACGCCCTACTTCATCCCCGACGAGGCGGTGTTCGCCGCCCTGCGCCTGGCGGTCATGCGTGGCGTCGACGTGCGCATCCTGCTGCCCGCGCGCCCCGATCACCGCGTGGTGTATGCCGCCTCTAGCCTGTATGCGTTCGAGGCCCTGCGCGCCGGGGTGCGGATCTTCCGTTATCAGCCGGGCTTCCTGCACCAGAAGGTGCTGTTGATCGACGCCGACACCAGCGCCATCGGCAGTGCCAACCTGGACAACCGTTCGTTCCGGCTGAATTTCGAGATCATGCTGCTGACCTTCGACAGCACCTTCTCCGGCGAGGTGCAGCGCATGCTGGAAGAGGATTTCAGCCATGCGCACGAACTGGCTGCCGGCGACGATCAGCAGATCGCCCGCCTGCGCCAGCTGGGTATGCGCGTGGCACGGCTGATTTCGCCGATTCTATAG
- the cfaB gene encoding C17 cyclopropane fatty acid synthase CfaB, whose amino-acid sequence MLAQLLAALRGIQLPLRLRLWDGHELDLGPDPSVTLVLHDPSMVAQFAHPSLSALGGAYVEGKLGLEGPIREVIRLGDALSQALIGEGGGAAPKRRAHAKATDAAAISYHYDLSNDFYALWLDREMVYSCAYFETGAEDLDQAQQAKLRHLCRKLRLQPGERLLDVGCGWGGLARFAAREFGVQVHGITLSKEQLALGRQRVKDEGLEGRVELELRDYRDLPRDGRYDKVVSVGMFEHVGHINLPTYCQRLFDAVRPGGLVMNHGITSKYTDGRPVGRGAGEFIDRYVFPHGELPHLARMVADLSGAGLEVVDVESLRLHYARTLEFWSERLENRLAEAAQLVEAQSLRIWRLYLAGCAYAFAHGWINLHQILAVKPLADGSHQLPWTRADLYR is encoded by the coding sequence ATGCTGGCGCAACTCCTGGCGGCCCTACGCGGAATTCAGCTGCCTTTGCGGCTGCGCCTATGGGATGGCCATGAACTCGATCTCGGCCCCGACCCGAGCGTCACCCTGGTATTGCATGACCCGAGCATGGTCGCGCAATTCGCCCATCCCAGCCTGTCTGCCCTGGGCGGTGCCTATGTCGAGGGCAAGCTTGGCCTGGAAGGGCCGATCCGTGAGGTGATCCGCCTCGGCGATGCCCTCAGTCAGGCGCTGATCGGCGAGGGCGGCGGCGCTGCGCCGAAACGGCGGGCGCACGCCAAGGCCACCGATGCGGCGGCGATTTCCTACCACTACGACCTGTCCAACGACTTCTACGCGCTGTGGCTGGACCGCGAGATGGTCTACTCCTGCGCCTATTTCGAGACCGGCGCGGAGGATCTCGACCAGGCCCAGCAGGCCAAGCTCCGCCACCTGTGCCGCAAGCTGCGCCTGCAACCGGGTGAGCGCTTGCTGGATGTCGGTTGTGGCTGGGGCGGGCTGGCGCGCTTCGCCGCCCGTGAGTTCGGCGTGCAGGTGCATGGCATCACCCTCAGCAAGGAACAGCTGGCCCTAGGGCGCCAGCGCGTCAAGGACGAGGGGCTGGAGGGCCGGGTCGAGCTGGAGTTGCGCGACTATCGCGATCTGCCGCGCGATGGCCGCTACGACAAGGTGGTCAGCGTCGGCATGTTCGAACATGTCGGCCATATCAACCTGCCGACCTACTGCCAGCGGCTGTTCGATGCGGTACGTCCCGGCGGCCTGGTGATGAACCACGGCATCACCTCCAAGTACACCGATGGCCGCCCGGTCGGCCGTGGTGCCGGCGAGTTCATCGATCGCTACGTGTTCCCCCATGGCGAACTGCCGCACCTGGCCAGGATGGTCGCCGATCTCAGTGGCGCCGGCCTGGAAGTGGTGGATGTCGAAAGCCTGCGTCTGCATTACGCGCGCACCCTGGAGTTCTGGAGCGAGCGCCTGGAGAACCGTCTGGCCGAAGCGGCGCAGCTGGTGGAGGCGCAGAGCCTGCGCATCTGGCGCCTGTACCTGGCCGGCTGCGCCTATGCCTTCGCCCACGGCTGGATCAACCTGCATCAGATCCTCGCGGTGAAACCGCTGGCGGATGGCTCCCACCAGCTGCCCTGGACCCGTGCCGACCTCTATCGCTGA
- a CDS encoding GntR family transcriptional regulator, translating into MNYPIEGLNHSYLGSSVYALLREALITGRFKPDDKLRIRDLAQQLGTSVTPVRDAILQLAKEQALVLKTPKDIRVPVLSKEQYLEIRSIRLALEGLAAETAAKRAMAEELVMLEDNINANLQAIKRGDFVAALKLNQAFHFALAEIAAMPMLRGFLDSLWMRTGPLIALAYHNFSERIAIEHHWEVLDALKKGDGLAARAAICTDIQDGNEHLLAFIERNDYSEK; encoded by the coding sequence ATGAACTACCCGATCGAAGGCCTCAACCATTCCTACCTGGGCAGCAGCGTGTACGCGCTGTTGCGCGAGGCGCTGATCACCGGCCGCTTCAAGCCTGACGACAAGCTGCGCATCCGCGACCTGGCGCAGCAGCTAGGCACCAGCGTCACCCCGGTTCGCGATGCCATCCTGCAACTGGCCAAGGAGCAGGCGTTGGTGCTGAAGACGCCGAAGGACATCCGCGTGCCGGTGCTCAGCAAAGAGCAATATCTGGAGATTCGAAGCATCCGCCTCGCGCTGGAAGGCCTGGCAGCAGAAACCGCGGCCAAGCGTGCGATGGCAGAGGAATTGGTGATGCTGGAAGACAACATCAACGCCAATTTGCAGGCGATAAAGCGGGGTGACTTCGTCGCGGCGCTCAAGCTCAACCAGGCCTTCCACTTTGCACTCGCCGAGATCGCCGCCATGCCAATGTTGCGAGGCTTCCTCGACAGTCTGTGGATGCGGACCGGGCCCCTGATCGCGCTGGCATACCACAACTTCTCCGAGCGGATTGCCATCGAGCACCACTGGGAGGTCCTTGACGCCTTGAAGAAAGGCGACGGCCTCGCGGCGAGGGCGGCCATCTGCACCGACATCCAGGACGGGAATGAACATCTGCTCGCCTTCATCGAGCGCAATGACTATTCAGAAAAATGA
- a CDS encoding SDR family NAD(P)-dependent oxidoreductase, with product MNGPKTLLLTGASRGIGHATVKHFNAAGWRVFTASRQDWGAECPWAEGQQNHIHLDLEDIESVERSLPLIREKLGGPLHALVNNAGISPKSAAGGRLGVLESDYATWLRVFNVNLFSTALLARGLFEELKAARGTIINVTSIAGSRVHPFAGVAYASSKAALAALTREMAYDFGRHGVRVNAIAPGEIDTAILSSGTELIVERDIPMRRLGMPEEVASLIHFLCTNGASYVNGAEIHVNGGQHV from the coding sequence ATGAACGGTCCCAAGACGTTGCTACTCACCGGCGCCAGCCGCGGAATCGGACACGCCACGGTGAAGCATTTCAATGCCGCCGGCTGGCGGGTGTTCACCGCTTCGCGCCAGGACTGGGGTGCTGAATGCCCCTGGGCCGAAGGGCAGCAGAACCACATCCACCTGGACCTGGAAGACATCGAAAGCGTCGAGCGTAGCCTGCCGCTGATCCGCGAGAAGCTGGGCGGCCCGCTACACGCGCTGGTGAACAATGCCGGCATCTCGCCCAAGTCGGCGGCCGGCGGCCGGCTGGGCGTGCTGGAGAGCGACTATGCGACGTGGCTGCGGGTGTTCAACGTCAATCTGTTCTCCACCGCGTTGCTCGCCCGCGGCTTGTTCGAGGAGCTGAAGGCGGCGCGGGGCACCATCATCAACGTCACCTCCATCGCCGGGTCGCGGGTACATCCTTTCGCCGGCGTCGCCTATGCCTCGTCCAAGGCCGCCCTGGCGGCGCTGACCCGGGAAATGGCCTACGACTTCGGCCGCCACGGCGTGCGCGTCAACGCCATCGCGCCGGGGGAGATCGACACCGCGATCCTCTCTTCAGGCACCGAACTGATCGTCGAGCGCGACATTCCCATGCGTCGCCTGGGCATGCCGGAGGAGGTCGCCTCGCTGATCCATTTCCTCTGCACCAATGGTGCGTCCTACGTGAATGGCGCGGAAATCCACGTCAACGGCGGCCAGCACGTGTAG
- a CDS encoding ABC transporter substrate-binding protein — MFKKVAALMLLAGAAVQVHAADTLTVVSFGGDNKQAQEKAFYQPFSTQNKVTVQAAEYNGEMAKIKVMADTGQTSWDVVEVESPELMRGCSEGLFEPLDWSRLGKREDFLDAAVSDCGVGIFIWSTLLTYDASKLAQAPTSWADFWDTKRFPGKRGLRRGAKFTLEFALLADGVKLDDLYEVLGTKEGVDRAFRKLDQIKPDIQWWEAGAQPLQWLAAGDVVMTSAYNGRVTTAQQEGLPFAMQWNGSLYDLDHWAIVKGSKNKALAERFIALANSPEHQKVFAEAIPYGPTNTHTLNLIDPAIRSKLPTAPQNLEHARATDTEFWIDHGEELEQRFNAWASK; from the coding sequence ATGTTCAAGAAAGTCGCAGCATTGATGTTGCTGGCCGGCGCCGCCGTCCAGGTCCACGCAGCCGACACGCTTACCGTGGTGTCGTTCGGCGGCGATAACAAGCAGGCCCAGGAAAAGGCTTTCTACCAACCCTTCTCGACGCAGAACAAAGTCACCGTCCAGGCCGCCGAGTACAACGGCGAGATGGCCAAGATCAAGGTGATGGCCGATACCGGCCAAACCAGCTGGGACGTGGTCGAAGTCGAGTCCCCGGAGCTGATGCGTGGCTGCAGCGAGGGTCTGTTCGAACCACTGGACTGGTCCAGGCTGGGCAAGCGCGAAGACTTCCTCGACGCGGCGGTGAGCGACTGCGGCGTCGGCATCTTCATCTGGTCCACCCTGCTCACCTATGACGCCAGCAAACTGGCTCAGGCGCCCACGAGCTGGGCAGACTTCTGGGACACCAAGCGCTTTCCCGGCAAGCGCGGCCTGCGCCGTGGCGCCAAATTCACCCTGGAATTCGCTTTGCTCGCCGATGGCGTGAAGCTGGATGACCTGTACGAGGTGCTTGGCACGAAGGAAGGCGTGGACCGGGCATTCCGCAAGCTCGACCAGATCAAGCCCGACATCCAGTGGTGGGAGGCCGGCGCGCAACCGCTTCAATGGCTGGCCGCCGGAGACGTGGTGATGACCTCGGCGTACAACGGCCGCGTCACCACCGCGCAGCAGGAAGGCCTGCCGTTCGCCATGCAGTGGAACGGTAGCCTGTACGACCTCGACCACTGGGCCATCGTCAAGGGCAGCAAGAACAAGGCGCTGGCCGAGCGATTCATCGCGCTGGCCAACAGCCCCGAGCACCAGAAGGTCTTTGCCGAGGCGATTCCCTATGGCCCGACCAACACCCATACGCTCAATCTGATCGACCCGGCGATCCGTTCCAAGCTCCCCACCGCGCCGCAAAACCTCGAGCACGCGCGGGCCACGGACACGGAATTCTGGATCGACCATGGCGAGGAACTGGAACAACGCTTCAACGCCTGGGCCAGCAAGTAA
- a CDS encoding phosphotransferase produces the protein MSLNTAPVHDHLLEVAPAHVSLEQAATIAAERFGLHGATHRLAGERDLNFRIADADGVTRLLKLSHPLEDPQVVDFQNSALRHIQRADPDLPVQRVFPALDGFYQLSVEVDGQLMLARLMSFVDGLPLHRVAERSPVLRRNLGDALGRLDRALQDFSHPASGHELLWDMKHASRLRRLLPHIDEVDKRALVERFLDNFEQQALPHFPKLRAQVIHNDLNPHNVIVDERHPERIRNILDFGDMVHAPLVNDLAVAAAYQLGGVDDPLSPAAEFVAAYHRRNPLLPDEQAILADLIATRLVMTLCITAWRASLHPENRDYILRNTDHAWQSLQGLAGLSRLQAQEQLAKACQEESHA, from the coding sequence GTGTCCCTGAATACCGCCCCCGTCCACGACCACCTGCTGGAAGTCGCGCCGGCGCACGTCAGCCTCGAGCAGGCTGCCACCATCGCCGCCGAACGCTTCGGCCTTCATGGCGCCACGCACCGTCTCGCTGGCGAACGCGATCTGAACTTCCGTATCGCCGACGCGGACGGCGTGACGCGTCTGCTCAAGCTGTCCCACCCGCTGGAAGATCCGCAGGTAGTGGATTTCCAGAACAGCGCGCTGCGGCACATTCAGCGCGCCGACCCGGACCTGCCGGTGCAACGCGTCTTCCCGGCGCTGGACGGGTTCTACCAGCTATCCGTGGAGGTTGACGGCCAATTGATGCTTGCACGCCTGATGTCCTTCGTCGATGGACTACCACTGCATCGCGTCGCTGAGCGCAGCCCGGTCCTTCGGCGAAACCTGGGTGACGCCCTGGGCCGCCTCGACCGGGCGCTGCAGGATTTCAGCCACCCCGCGTCCGGCCATGAATTGCTCTGGGACATGAAGCATGCCTCGCGCCTTCGTCGCCTGCTTCCGCATATCGACGAGGTGGACAAGCGCGCCCTGGTGGAGCGCTTCCTCGATAATTTCGAGCAACAGGCCCTGCCCCACTTTCCGAAACTGCGGGCGCAGGTAATCCACAACGATCTCAACCCGCACAACGTCATAGTCGACGAGCGGCATCCCGAGCGAATACGCAACATCCTCGACTTCGGCGACATGGTGCACGCGCCGCTGGTCAACGACCTGGCGGTCGCCGCGGCCTACCAACTGGGTGGCGTCGACGACCCCCTGTCACCGGCGGCCGAGTTCGTCGCCGCCTATCATCGCCGCAATCCGCTGCTGCCGGACGAGCAGGCGATCCTCGCGGACCTGATTGCCACTCGCCTGGTGATGACCCTGTGCATCACGGCCTGGCGCGCCAGCCTGCACCCTGAGAACCGCGACTACATCCTGCGCAATACCGATCACGCCTGGCAGAGCCTGCAGGGGCTGGCCGGCTTGTCCCGTCTCCAGGCCCAGGAGCAGCTCGCCAAGGCCTGCCAAGAGGAATCGCACGCATGA
- a CDS encoding aspartate aminotransferase family protein: MSMINGFSPADAERLDEQERCLIERRERLLGPAYRLFYERPLHTVRGEGVWLYDAQGRRYLDAYNNVASVGHCHPRVVEAICTQAAHLNTHTRYLQEGILDYAEQLLATFSAGLDRVMFTCTGSEANDLALRIARHFTGGEGVIITRFAYHGVTGDISELSPSLGNGITLPAHARTVRAPDAYRLGAENVAATFAADVRAAIADLRAHGIKPAALLLDGIFASDGVFADPAGFLAEAVAAARAEGLLYIADEVQSGFARTGSTMWGFQRHAVQPDIVTLGKPMGNGQPIAGVVARAEVIESFGRSVRYFNTFGGNPVSCAAAKAVLDIIQEEGLQQRSAELGGYLLQGLRRLAERHELIGDVRGAGMFFGIELVSDRETKEPAPLATRRIVNDLRERGVLISAAGPRENILKIRPLLAFEKEHADLMLEALDQALGAGTY, translated from the coding sequence ATGAGCATGATCAACGGATTCAGCCCGGCCGACGCCGAACGCCTGGACGAACAGGAAAGGTGCCTGATCGAGCGCCGCGAACGCCTGCTCGGCCCGGCCTACCGGCTGTTCTACGAGCGCCCGCTGCACACGGTGCGCGGCGAAGGCGTCTGGCTCTACGACGCGCAGGGCCGGCGCTACCTGGACGCTTATAACAACGTGGCCTCGGTCGGCCATTGCCACCCACGCGTGGTGGAAGCGATCTGCACTCAGGCCGCGCACCTCAATACCCACACGCGCTATCTGCAGGAAGGCATCCTCGATTACGCCGAACAGTTGCTGGCAACCTTCTCCGCCGGCCTCGACCGGGTAATGTTCACCTGCACCGGCAGCGAGGCCAACGACCTGGCCCTGCGCATCGCCCGTCACTTCACCGGCGGAGAAGGTGTGATCATCACCCGATTCGCCTATCACGGCGTCACCGGGGACATCTCGGAGCTTTCGCCGTCCCTCGGCAACGGCATCACCCTGCCCGCCCACGCGCGTACCGTGCGCGCGCCGGACGCCTATCGGCTAGGCGCCGAGAACGTCGCGGCGACGTTCGCCGCCGACGTGCGCGCCGCCATCGCCGACCTGCGCGCCCATGGCATCAAACCCGCCGCACTGCTCCTTGACGGTATCTTCGCCAGCGATGGCGTTTTCGCCGATCCCGCCGGTTTCCTCGCCGAAGCGGTGGCTGCCGCTCGCGCCGAAGGGCTGCTCTACATCGCCGACGAAGTCCAGTCCGGATTTGCCCGCACCGGTTCGACCATGTGGGGTTTCCAGCGACACGCCGTGCAGCCGGACATCGTCACCCTGGGCAAGCCCATGGGTAACGGCCAGCCCATCGCCGGGGTGGTGGCACGGGCGGAGGTGATCGAAAGTTTTGGCCGTAGCGTGCGCTACTTCAATACCTTCGGCGGGAACCCTGTCTCCTGCGCCGCTGCCAAGGCGGTGCTGGACATCATCCAGGAGGAAGGCCTGCAACAGCGCTCGGCGGAGCTTGGCGGCTATCTGCTGCAGGGTTTACGCCGCCTCGCCGAACGCCACGAGCTGATCGGCGACGTGCGCGGAGCGGGGATGTTTTTCGGTATCGAACTGGTCAGCGACCGGGAGACCAAAGAGCCGGCGCCGTTGGCCACCCGACGCATCGTCAACGACTTGCGTGAGCGCGGCGTTCTGATCAGCGCCGCAGGCCCTCGGGAGAACATCCTCAAGATCCGTCCGCTTCTGGCTTTCGAGAAGGAGCATGCCGACCTTATGCTTGAGGCTCTGGATCAAGCACTCGGTGCTGGTACCTATTGA
- the glmS gene encoding glutamine--fructose-6-phosphate transaminase (isomerizing), whose product MCGIVGAIAERNITAILVEGLKRLEYRGYDSAGLAVFSNAGLLERCRRVGKVSELEQALADEPLAGQLGIAHTRWATHGAPSERNAHPHFSGHDLAVVHNGIIENHEALRERLKGLGYVFSSDTDTEVIVHLLEHKLQELGDLTVALKAVVAELHGAYGLAVISAKQPDRLLAARSGSPLVIGLGHGENFLASDQLALRQVTDRFMYLEEGDIAEIHRDGVQIWDVAGQPVQREQVQYRDGAEAADKGAYRHFMLKEIHEQPQVVQRTLEGRLGADHVLVEAFGPQAAELFAKVRNVQIVACGTSYHAGMVARYWLEELAGIPCQVEVASEFRYRKVVVQPDTLFVSISQSGETADTLAALRNGKARSATDGRYLASLAICNVGISSLVRESDLTLLTQAGPEIGVASTKAFTTQLVALMLLTLALGRVRGSLAAALEAELVDELRRLPSRLDEALALDKAVEKIAELFAEKHHTLFLGRGAQYPVALEGALKLKEISYIHAEAYPAGELKHGPLALVDSDMPVVTVAPNNELLEKLKSNLQEVRARGGQLIVFADQQAGLGNGEGTHVLAVPHICDALAPILYTIPLQLLSYHVAVLKGTDVDQPRNLAKSVTVE is encoded by the coding sequence ATGTGTGGCATCGTTGGCGCCATCGCCGAGCGCAACATCACCGCGATCCTGGTCGAGGGCCTCAAGCGTCTGGAATACCGCGGCTACGACAGCGCCGGGCTGGCGGTATTCAGCAACGCCGGGCTATTGGAGCGGTGTCGCCGCGTGGGCAAGGTCAGCGAACTGGAGCAGGCCCTGGCCGACGAACCGCTGGCCGGCCAGTTGGGCATCGCCCACACCCGCTGGGCCACCCACGGTGCGCCCAGCGAGCGCAATGCCCACCCGCATTTCTCCGGGCATGATCTGGCGGTGGTGCACAACGGCATCATCGAAAACCATGAGGCCTTGCGTGAACGCCTCAAGGGTCTGGGCTACGTGTTTAGCTCGGATACCGACACCGAGGTCATCGTCCACCTGCTGGAGCACAAGTTGCAGGAGCTCGGCGATCTCACCGTCGCCCTCAAGGCGGTGGTCGCCGAACTGCACGGCGCTTACGGCCTGGCGGTGATCAGCGCCAAGCAGCCGGACCGCCTGCTCGCCGCCCGCAGCGGCAGCCCGCTGGTGATCGGCTTGGGGCATGGCGAAAACTTCCTCGCTTCCGATCAGCTTGCTCTAAGGCAGGTGACTGACCGCTTCATGTACCTGGAGGAAGGCGATATCGCCGAAATCCACCGCGACGGCGTACAGATCTGGGACGTCGCCGGGCAGCCGGTGCAACGTGAGCAGGTGCAGTATCGCGACGGCGCCGAAGCCGCCGACAAGGGGGCCTACCGGCACTTCATGCTGAAGGAGATCCACGAGCAGCCGCAGGTGGTGCAGCGCACCCTGGAAGGCCGCTTGGGTGCCGATCATGTGCTGGTGGAGGCGTTCGGTCCGCAGGCGGCGGAACTGTTCGCCAAGGTGCGCAATGTGCAGATCGTCGCCTGCGGCACCAGCTATCACGCCGGCATGGTCGCCCGTTATTGGCTCGAGGAGCTGGCGGGGATCCCCTGCCAGGTCGAGGTGGCCAGCGAGTTCCGCTACCGCAAGGTGGTGGTGCAGCCAGATACCCTGTTCGTCAGCATTTCCCAGTCCGGCGAGACCGCCGATACCCTCGCCGCCCTGCGCAATGGCAAGGCGCGTTCTGCAACAGACGGGCGCTATCTCGCCAGCCTGGCGATCTGTAACGTTGGCATCAGCTCGTTGGTGCGCGAGTCGGACTTGACCTTGCTGACCCAGGCCGGGCCGGAGATCGGCGTGGCCTCGACCAAGGCCTTCACCACCCAGCTAGTCGCCCTGATGCTGCTGACCCTGGCTCTCGGCCGGGTGCGCGGCAGCTTGGCTGCGGCGCTCGAGGCCGAACTGGTGGACGAACTGCGCCGCCTACCGAGCCGCCTGGACGAGGCGCTGGCATTGGACAAGGCGGTGGAGAAAATTGCCGAGCTGTTCGCCGAGAAGCACCATACCCTGTTCCTCGGCCGCGGCGCGCAATACCCGGTGGCGTTGGAAGGTGCGCTGAAGCTCAAGGAGATCTCCTACATCCACGCCGAGGCCTATCCGGCCGGCGAGCTCAAGCACGGGCCGCTGGCGCTGGTCGACAGCGACATGCCAGTGGTCACCGTGGCGCCCAACAACGAGCTGCTGGAGAAGCTCAAGTCCAACCTGCAGGAAGTGCGCGCACGTGGCGGCCAACTGATCGTCTTCGCCGACCAGCAGGCCGGCCTGGGCAACGGCGAGGGTACCCACGTGCTGGCGGTGCCGCATATCTGCGATGCGCTGGCACCGATCCTCTACACCATCCCGTTGCAGCTGCTGTCCTACCATGTGGCCGTGCTCAAGGGCACCGACGTCGACCAGCCGCGCAACCTGGCGAAATCGGTGACCGTGGAATAA
- a CDS encoding DeoR/GlpR family DNA-binding transcription regulator produces the protein MSKRNTPQRRHAILALLAEQGEVSVDELAKRFATSEVTIRKDLAALETHGLLLRRYGGAVPMPQELISDSSQPVSRYKLAIARAAVVCIREHARIIIDSGSTTAAMIPELGHKPGLVVMTNSLNVATALSELEHEPVLLMTGGTWDPHSESFQGQVAEQVLRSYDFDQLFIGADGIDLQRGTTTFNELLGLSRVMAEVAREVIVMVEADKFGRKIPNLELPWSSIHTLITDERLPEAAREHILARGIKLICAAA, from the coding sequence ATGTCGAAGCGCAACACCCCTCAGCGGCGCCATGCGATTCTTGCGCTCCTCGCGGAGCAGGGCGAGGTCAGCGTGGATGAGTTGGCGAAACGCTTCGCCACTTCGGAAGTTACGATTCGCAAGGATCTGGCCGCGCTGGAAACCCATGGCCTGCTGCTGCGCCGCTACGGCGGCGCGGTGCCGATGCCGCAGGAACTGATCAGCGACAGCAGCCAGCCGGTGTCGCGTTACAAGCTGGCCATCGCCCGCGCGGCGGTGGTCTGCATCCGCGAACATGCGCGGATCATCATCGACAGCGGCAGCACCACGGCGGCGATGATTCCCGAACTGGGCCACAAGCCCGGGCTGGTGGTGATGACCAATTCGCTGAATGTGGCCACCGCCCTCAGCGAGCTGGAACACGAGCCGGTACTGCTGATGACCGGCGGCACCTGGGACCCGCATTCCGAATCGTTCCAGGGCCAAGTCGCCGAACAGGTGCTGCGCTCCTACGATTTCGACCAACTGTTCATCGGCGCCGATGGCATCGATCTGCAGCGCGGCACCACCACCTTCAACGAGCTGCTCGGCCTGTCGCGGGTGATGGCGGAAGTTGCCCGCGAAGTCATAGTCATGGTCGAGGCCGACAAGTTCGGTCGCAAGATTCCCAACCTGGAACTGCCCTGGAGCAGCATCCATACCCTGATCACCGATGAGCGCCTGCCCGAAGCGGCGCGCGAACATATCCTCGCCCGCGGCATCAAGCTGATCTGCGCCGCGGCCTGA